One genomic region from Chiloscyllium plagiosum isolate BGI_BamShark_2017 chromosome 21, ASM401019v2, whole genome shotgun sequence encodes:
- the LOC122560873 gene encoding tudor domain-containing protein 5-like isoform X1, with protein MSDQEKLLEVLKKELLSLLISAKTGLTPEELERDYQSMMGKRLPLCALGYRSVLELASNISDTIKIHTLGDGNILLKGVGNETTKGIEELVAKAKVSTKTKRNLRKSRYELVQKQVFLPRRYNTKPILPALVKCELRELVASFPDGVLLSDFDKSFMKRYGRPFQYTRYGFYSLQEVLKAAADDIEIQQTRRGSLLLARNKNRASPLKQGKWLNQSVQSNPAQTHVKTVLPSLTKPSTDNEIASALKTEDLPGPALAPEYFDGGLKKLVEDLRTVLVDKGVEGIIDSRVKEKIRFTVAQRPDGLLASKLPTEFKNIFGMELPLKELGFYSVTELVGALSDTLHVERDSVNQDWLVFDIRHHKLLQKEPEPQLNKINELLSADQERAILADTQDSEKNFNLKTINEETVAKRSYPPEIEIPPDAIQDGNLYKLPQLEENSFVCVFVESVTSPSQFYIRLYGDFTSMMLEDLMIEMRRCYSYEEVSERYMMPDSFIQPRQVCCVRNPDDVWWYRVIIHRVLDEKLVEVYYVDFGDVSPVERSRLRFLKCCHSKLPAQGIPSTLMWLQPTEDDWSIAAKNQFLRFCGKQPLVALTYGYVEDVLHLFLCDTSTDEDIYINDVLKKAGHAMPCLSNNASKGFGDFNPAALYLKSKPISMKEISSKIKACPPTPLDRKPNSTIAEESDKKSDLPIYGENNEEDFESLIYDLPYLEPYSFCSVTPVEDNCKSLKMSVLGVSEEVEYNELPALEVVVEEKQQELCCESLNSMDRLENSENKLKTQDEFYISIIDTKHSAESGNAEIPSVYDKSGISGESFKPENIQPFVKTDTKKVSSCTSETLQEESIHSLLSSVKEEPTPVLPVLSASARQSKFHVPLSSPSAALGPSARMAGALHCLSWLSIMNKKL; from the exons ATGTCAGATCAGGAGAAGTTGCTCGAGGTTTTAAAAAAGGAGCTGCTGTCTCTGCTGATTTCTGCCAAAACTGGTCTGACTCCTGAGGAACTAGAAAGAGATTACCAGAGCATGATGGGGAAGCGGCTGCCTCTGTGTGCGTTAGGTTACAGGTCTGTTTTGGAGCTTGCCTCCAACATATCAGATACCATCAAAATTCACACACTTGGAgatggcaacatccttctaaaag GGGTTGGAAATGAAACCACAAAAGGAATTGAAGAACTGGTGGCAAAAGCAAAAGTTTCCACAAAGACCAAACGTAACTTGAGAAAATCTAGGTATGAACTCGTGCAAAAGCAGGTTTTTCTGCCCAGACGGTATAACACCAAGCCAATTCTGCCAGCATTAGTGAAGTGTGAACTCAGAGAGCTGGTGGCATCCTTTCCTGATGGTGTTCTGCTCTCCGATTTTgacaagtcatttatgaaaaggTATGGGCGGCCTTTTCAGTACACAAGGTATGGCTTTTACTCCTTGCAGGAAGTTCTCAAAGCAGCTGCAGATGACATTGAGATCCAGCAGACACGCCGGGGTTCCCTGCTGTTggcaagaaacaaaaatagagcaAGTCCACTGAAGCAAG GTAAATGGCTAAACCAGTCTGTTCAGAGCAATCCAGCCCAAACACATGTGAAAACGGTGCTACCAAGCCTGACTAAACCATCCACAGACAATGAGATTGCATCAGCTTTGAAGACAGAGGATTTACCAGGTCCAGCTCTAGCTCCTGAGTACTTCGATGGAGGTTTGAAAAAG CTTGTAGAAGACCTGAGGACCGTACTTGTAGATAAAGGAGTTGAAGGCATCATTGATTCACGAGTGAAGGAAAAAATTCGATTT ACAGTAGCACAACGACCTGATGGGTTATTGGCATCCAAACTCCCTACAGAATTCAAG AATATTTTTGGAATGGAACTTCCCTTGAAAGAATTGGGCTTCTATAGTGTGACTGAACTTGTTGGTGCATTAAGTGATACCCTCCATGTGGAGCGTGACTCTGTCAATCAGGATTGGCTAGTCTTTGACATCCGACACCACAAGTTGCTTCAAA AGGAACCTGAACCACAACTCAACAAAATCAATGAGTTGCTGTCTGCAGACCAGGAACGAGCAATTCTTGCAGACACCCAGGACTCTGAAAAGAATTTCAATCTTAAAACAATTAACGAGGAAACG GTTGCAAAGAGATCATACCCTCCAGAAATTGAGATTCCACCAGATGCCATACAGGATGGAAATCTCTACAAGCTACCACAGCTCGAGGAAAATTcctttgtctgtgtgtttgtagAAAGCGTGACTTCACCCAGCCAGTTTTATATTCGTTTGTATGGGGATTTCACCTCAATGATGCTTGAAGATCTGATGATTGAGATGAG ACGTTGCTATTCCTATGAGGAGGTCTCTGAACGCTACATGATGCCAGATTCATTTATCCAACCAAGACAAGTGTGTTGTGTGCGGAACCCTGACGATGTGTGGTGGTATCGTGTCATTATCCATAGGGTGCTGGATGAAAAACTAGTGGAGGTGTACTATGTTGACTTCGGAGATGTTTCACCCGTGGAAAGATCTCGACTAAGATTTCTCAA ATGTTGTCATTCAAAGCTTCCTGCCCAAGGGATTCCATCAACACTTATGTGGCTACAACCAACTGAG GATGATTGGAGCATTGCTGCCAAGAATCAATTCCTGAGATTCTGTGGAAAACAACCACTGGTGGCCCTGACATATGGATATGTTGAGGATGTGCTGCATTTGTTCCTTTGTGATACCTCTACAGATGAAGATATTTACATTAATGATGTCCTTAAGAAAGCAGgtcatgccatgccatgcctctCAAACAATGCCTCTAAG GGATTTGGGGACTTCAATCCAGCTGCTCTGTATTTGAAATCAAAGCCAATTTCGATGAAAGAGATATCATCAAAAATTAAGGCATGTCCACCAACCCCACTTGATAGGAAACCCAATTCCACGATAGCAGAGGAGAGCGACAAAAAATCAGACCTCCCAATATATGGAGAGAACAATGAAGAG GATTTTGAATCACTAATCTATGACTTGCCATATTTGGAGCCATATTCATTTTGCTCTGTTACTCCAGTTGAAGACAATTGTAAATCTTTGAAGATGTCTGTACTGGGAGTGTCTGAAGAGGTTGAATATAATGAGCTCCCAGCactagaggtggtggtggaggaaaagCAA CAGGAGCTGTGCTGTGAATCATTGAACAGCATGGATCGTCTGGAAAATtcagagaacaagttaaaaacACAGGATGAGTTCTATATCTCTATTATTGATACTAAGCATTCTGCAGAGTCAGGTAATGCAGAAATTCCAAGTGTGTATGACAAGTCTG GTATTTCAGGTGAAAGTTTCAAACCAGAGAATATTCAGCCCTTTGTGAAAACAGATACCAAAAAAG TTTCAAGCTGCACTTCTGAAACTCTGCAAGAGGAATCCATCCATTCTTTACTCAGCAGTGTCAAAGAGGAGCCAACTCCAGTGTTGCCTGTATTATCTGCTTCAGCCAGACAGAGTAAATTTCACGTACCTCTGAGCTCTCCATCGGCAGCACTTGGCCCCTCGGCACGTATGGCAGGAGCGCTTCATTGTTTATCATGGCTGTCAATAATGAACAAAAAGCTGTAA
- the LOC122560873 gene encoding tudor domain-containing protein 5-like isoform X2, which yields MSDQEKLLEVLKKELLSLLISAKTGLTPEELERDYQSMMGKRLPLCALGYRSVLELASNISDTIKIHTLGDGNILLKGVGNETTKGIEELVAKAKVSTKTKRNLRKSRYELVQKQVFLPRRYNTKPILPALVKCELRELVASFPDGVLLSDFDKSFMKRYGRPFQYTRYGFYSLQEVLKAAADDIEIQQTRRGSLLLARNKNRASPLKQGKWLNQSVQSNPAQTHVKTVLPSLTKPSTDNEIASALKTEDLPGPALAPEYFDGGLKKLVEDLRTVLVDKGVEGIIDSRVKEKIRFTVAQRPDGLLASKLPTEFKNIFGMELPLKELGFYSVTELVGALSDTLHVERDSVNQDWLVFDIRHHKLLQKEPEPQLNKINELLSADQERAILADTQDSEKNFNLKTINEETVAKRSYPPEIEIPPDAIQDGNLYKLPQLEENSFVCVFVESVTSPSQFYIRLYGDFTSMMLEDLMIEMRRCYSYEEVSERYMMPDSFIQPRQVCCVRNPDDVWWYRVIIHRVLDEKLVEVYYVDFGDVSPVERSRLRFLKCCHSKLPAQGIPSTLMWLQPTEDDWSIAAKNQFLRFCGKQPLVALTYGYVEDVLHLFLCDTSTDEDIYINDVLKKAGHAMPCLSNNASKGFGDFNPAALYLKSKPISMKEISSKIKACPPTPLDRKPNSTIAEESDKKSDLPIYGENNEEDFESLIYDLPYLEPYSFCSVTPVEDNCKSLKMSVLGVSEEVEYNELPALEVVVEEKQELCCESLNSMDRLENSENKLKTQDEFYISIIDTKHSAESGNAEIPSVYDKSGISGESFKPENIQPFVKTDTKKVSSCTSETLQEESIHSLLSSVKEEPTPVLPVLSASARQSKFHVPLSSPSAALGPSARMAGALHCLSWLSIMNKKL from the exons ATGTCAGATCAGGAGAAGTTGCTCGAGGTTTTAAAAAAGGAGCTGCTGTCTCTGCTGATTTCTGCCAAAACTGGTCTGACTCCTGAGGAACTAGAAAGAGATTACCAGAGCATGATGGGGAAGCGGCTGCCTCTGTGTGCGTTAGGTTACAGGTCTGTTTTGGAGCTTGCCTCCAACATATCAGATACCATCAAAATTCACACACTTGGAgatggcaacatccttctaaaag GGGTTGGAAATGAAACCACAAAAGGAATTGAAGAACTGGTGGCAAAAGCAAAAGTTTCCACAAAGACCAAACGTAACTTGAGAAAATCTAGGTATGAACTCGTGCAAAAGCAGGTTTTTCTGCCCAGACGGTATAACACCAAGCCAATTCTGCCAGCATTAGTGAAGTGTGAACTCAGAGAGCTGGTGGCATCCTTTCCTGATGGTGTTCTGCTCTCCGATTTTgacaagtcatttatgaaaaggTATGGGCGGCCTTTTCAGTACACAAGGTATGGCTTTTACTCCTTGCAGGAAGTTCTCAAAGCAGCTGCAGATGACATTGAGATCCAGCAGACACGCCGGGGTTCCCTGCTGTTggcaagaaacaaaaatagagcaAGTCCACTGAAGCAAG GTAAATGGCTAAACCAGTCTGTTCAGAGCAATCCAGCCCAAACACATGTGAAAACGGTGCTACCAAGCCTGACTAAACCATCCACAGACAATGAGATTGCATCAGCTTTGAAGACAGAGGATTTACCAGGTCCAGCTCTAGCTCCTGAGTACTTCGATGGAGGTTTGAAAAAG CTTGTAGAAGACCTGAGGACCGTACTTGTAGATAAAGGAGTTGAAGGCATCATTGATTCACGAGTGAAGGAAAAAATTCGATTT ACAGTAGCACAACGACCTGATGGGTTATTGGCATCCAAACTCCCTACAGAATTCAAG AATATTTTTGGAATGGAACTTCCCTTGAAAGAATTGGGCTTCTATAGTGTGACTGAACTTGTTGGTGCATTAAGTGATACCCTCCATGTGGAGCGTGACTCTGTCAATCAGGATTGGCTAGTCTTTGACATCCGACACCACAAGTTGCTTCAAA AGGAACCTGAACCACAACTCAACAAAATCAATGAGTTGCTGTCTGCAGACCAGGAACGAGCAATTCTTGCAGACACCCAGGACTCTGAAAAGAATTTCAATCTTAAAACAATTAACGAGGAAACG GTTGCAAAGAGATCATACCCTCCAGAAATTGAGATTCCACCAGATGCCATACAGGATGGAAATCTCTACAAGCTACCACAGCTCGAGGAAAATTcctttgtctgtgtgtttgtagAAAGCGTGACTTCACCCAGCCAGTTTTATATTCGTTTGTATGGGGATTTCACCTCAATGATGCTTGAAGATCTGATGATTGAGATGAG ACGTTGCTATTCCTATGAGGAGGTCTCTGAACGCTACATGATGCCAGATTCATTTATCCAACCAAGACAAGTGTGTTGTGTGCGGAACCCTGACGATGTGTGGTGGTATCGTGTCATTATCCATAGGGTGCTGGATGAAAAACTAGTGGAGGTGTACTATGTTGACTTCGGAGATGTTTCACCCGTGGAAAGATCTCGACTAAGATTTCTCAA ATGTTGTCATTCAAAGCTTCCTGCCCAAGGGATTCCATCAACACTTATGTGGCTACAACCAACTGAG GATGATTGGAGCATTGCTGCCAAGAATCAATTCCTGAGATTCTGTGGAAAACAACCACTGGTGGCCCTGACATATGGATATGTTGAGGATGTGCTGCATTTGTTCCTTTGTGATACCTCTACAGATGAAGATATTTACATTAATGATGTCCTTAAGAAAGCAGgtcatgccatgccatgcctctCAAACAATGCCTCTAAG GGATTTGGGGACTTCAATCCAGCTGCTCTGTATTTGAAATCAAAGCCAATTTCGATGAAAGAGATATCATCAAAAATTAAGGCATGTCCACCAACCCCACTTGATAGGAAACCCAATTCCACGATAGCAGAGGAGAGCGACAAAAAATCAGACCTCCCAATATATGGAGAGAACAATGAAGAG GATTTTGAATCACTAATCTATGACTTGCCATATTTGGAGCCATATTCATTTTGCTCTGTTACTCCAGTTGAAGACAATTGTAAATCTTTGAAGATGTCTGTACTGGGAGTGTCTGAAGAGGTTGAATATAATGAGCTCCCAGCactagaggtggtggtggaggaaaagCAA GAGCTGTGCTGTGAATCATTGAACAGCATGGATCGTCTGGAAAATtcagagaacaagttaaaaacACAGGATGAGTTCTATATCTCTATTATTGATACTAAGCATTCTGCAGAGTCAGGTAATGCAGAAATTCCAAGTGTGTATGACAAGTCTG GTATTTCAGGTGAAAGTTTCAAACCAGAGAATATTCAGCCCTTTGTGAAAACAGATACCAAAAAAG TTTCAAGCTGCACTTCTGAAACTCTGCAAGAGGAATCCATCCATTCTTTACTCAGCAGTGTCAAAGAGGAGCCAACTCCAGTGTTGCCTGTATTATCTGCTTCAGCCAGACAGAGTAAATTTCACGTACCTCTGAGCTCTCCATCGGCAGCACTTGGCCCCTCGGCACGTATGGCAGGAGCGCTTCATTGTTTATCATGGCTGTCAATAATGAACAAAAAGCTGTAA